A genomic segment from Plectropomus leopardus isolate mb unplaced genomic scaffold, YSFRI_Pleo_2.0 unplaced_scaffold10729, whole genome shotgun sequence encodes:
- the LOC121963287 gene encoding uncharacterized protein LOC121963287: MTFTVFALYLTCLLWGEMDCGFVSVNTGDKLTLLCFYESAVAPRIYWIKETLGQKPRLISSFSKYNVKKTFHNEFKNNSRFTLDTEDGNNHLTITDLQISDSAMYHCIKYVYTLEFSESTTVSVRNPGLSAQVLVHQSTSEPIQPGGSVTLNCTVHNASCDGEHSVYWFKYYKDSHPGLIYSHGGRNDQCERNTNTQTHTCFYNLPMKSLNLSHAGTYYCAVASCGHILFGGGTKLDFEHELDLLLLVYFLSGALAFTTILVALLAFSVCTMKKKNSYSESKARFSAPSTADAEGDQDAESLHYAALSVNLPKRSRRQRNGTNDECVYSS; the protein is encoded by the exons ACTGTGGTTTTGTATCGGTAAACACTGGGGACAAGTTGACATTGCTATGTTTCTATGAAAGCGCAGTGGCTCCAAGAATTTACTGGATTAAGGAAACCCTTGGACAGAAACCAAGGCTCATTTCTTCCTTCtctaaatataatgtaaaaaagacTTTTCATAATGAGTTCAAGAACAATTCACGCTTCACACTGGATACAGAGGATGGAAATAACCACCTGACaatcactgatttacagatttCAGATTCAGCTATGTACCACTgcattaaatatgtatatacattAGAGTTTTCAGAGAGCACTACAGTCAGTGTAAGGAATCCAGGGTTAAGTGCCCAAGTTTTGGTCCATCAGTCAACATCAGAGCCCATCCAGCCAGGAGGCTCTGTGACTCTGAACTGTACAGTACACAATGCGAGCTGTGATGGAGAACACAGTGTTTACTGGTTCAAATACTACAAAGATTCTCATCCAGGACTCATTTACAGCCATGGAGGCAGGAATGATCAGTGTGAGAGgaacaccaacacacaaacacacacctgtttcTACAACCTGCCGATGAAGAGCCTGAATCTTTCTCATGCTGGGACCTACTACTGTGCTGTTGCCTCATGTGGACACATACTGTTCGGAGGCGGGACCAAGCTGGACTTTGAGC ATGAGCTGGACCTACTTCTGTTGGTGTATTTCTTGAGTGGTGCTTTGGCATTCACCACCATCCTGGTTGCTTTACTGGCTTTCTCAGTGTgcacaatgaaaaagaaaaacagctacTCGG AGTCTAAAGCAAGATTTTCAGCCCCTTccacagcagatgcagag GGTGACCAAGACGCAGAAAGCCTCCATTATGCTGCTTTGAGTGTTAACCTGCCCAAAAGATCAAGACGACAGAGGAACGGCACCAATGATGAATGTGTGTACTCCAGT